A window of the Gemmatirosa kalamazoonensis genome harbors these coding sequences:
- a CDS encoding EamA family transporter: MPDTTARAPRSHVIAALAAVYVVWGSTYLAIRYAIVSLPPFLMGGTRFAAAGAGMYLVLRRGGAPRPTAREWWWSAVAGVLLLGIGNGSVAWAEQRVPSGTAALIVATVALWIVMLDWLRPGGRRPPALVLGGVLLGLVGVATLVGPKGFSAGGSRVDLVGALVLVGASLAWAIGSLLARGRMPRPMLLGAAMQMVCGGVWLLLFGLAIGEGARLNLDAVGGRSLLALGYLVVFGSLVGYSAYIWLVGHVAPALATTYAYVNPVLAVLLGWAIAGEPLDARIAVAAATIVGAVALVSIGQARKARGA; the protein is encoded by the coding sequence GTGCCCGACACCACCGCCCGCGCTCCGCGCAGCCACGTCATCGCCGCCCTCGCCGCCGTCTACGTCGTGTGGGGGTCCACGTATCTCGCCATCCGCTACGCGATCGTCTCGCTGCCGCCGTTCCTCATGGGCGGCACGCGCTTCGCCGCCGCGGGCGCGGGGATGTACCTCGTGCTGCGCCGCGGCGGCGCGCCGCGTCCCACGGCGCGCGAGTGGTGGTGGTCCGCGGTCGCCGGCGTGCTGCTGCTCGGCATCGGCAACGGCAGCGTGGCGTGGGCGGAGCAGCGCGTGCCGTCGGGCACCGCGGCGCTCATCGTCGCCACGGTCGCGCTGTGGATCGTGATGCTCGACTGGCTGCGCCCCGGCGGGCGACGGCCGCCGGCCCTCGTGCTCGGCGGCGTGCTGCTCGGGCTCGTGGGCGTCGCCACGCTCGTCGGGCCGAAGGGATTCTCGGCGGGCGGGAGCCGCGTGGACCTCGTCGGGGCGCTCGTGCTGGTCGGCGCGTCGCTCGCGTGGGCGATCGGGTCGCTGCTCGCGCGCGGGCGCATGCCGCGGCCGATGCTGCTCGGCGCCGCGATGCAGATGGTGTGCGGCGGCGTGTGGCTGCTGCTGTTCGGGCTCGCGATCGGCGAGGGCGCTCGACTGAACCTCGACGCCGTGGGCGGGCGCTCGCTGCTCGCGTTAGGCTATCTCGTCGTCTTCGGCTCGCTCGTCGGCTACTCGGCGTACATCTGGCTGGTAGGGCACGTCGCGCCGGCGCTCGCCACGACGTACGCGTACGTGAACCCCGTGCTCGCCGTGCTGCTCGGCTGGGCGATCGCCGGCGAACCCCTCGACGCACGGATCGCCGTCGCGGCGGCGACGATCGTCGGCGCGGTGGCCCTCGTCTCGATCGGACAGGCGCGAAAAGCACGCGGCGCGTGA